In one window of Pseudopipra pipra isolate bDixPip1 chromosome 27, bDixPip1.hap1, whole genome shotgun sequence DNA:
- the HOMER3 gene encoding homer protein homolog 3 isoform X1 translates to MSTTREQPIFSTRAHVFQIDPATKRNWIPASKHALTVSYFYDATRNVYRIISVGGTKAIINSTITPNMTFTKTSQKFGQWADSRANTVYGLGFASEQHLSQFAEKFQEVKEAARLAREKSQDKTELTNPALSITSHQVLPSPIISSNGPGEDKLFRSQSADVEITTEKERLKKMLSEGSVSEVQWEAEFFSLQDNNNKLVAALHEANANVDQWKKQLTAYQEETETLRQRVAELESQGTHDSSSDNNKEELSQTLEELELLIKAKDEEIQMLKSQKCGRWEAEGEREETLQKLQELEARNAELEQRLHLAEQSLAETLAEREKMQSEVTKVAEIMDVKIFELSELRQGLAKLVESN, encoded by the exons ATGTCAACAACTAG GGAGCAGCCAATCTTCAGCACCAGGGCCCACGTTTTCCAGATCGACCCGGCCACCAAACGGAACTGGATCCCGGCCAGCAAACACGCCCTGACCGTCTCCTACTTCTACGATGCCACGCGCAACGTCTACCGCATCATCAGCGTGGGGGGCACCAAG GCAATCATCAACAGCACCATCACCCCCAACATGACCTTCACCAAGACATCCCAGAAATTCGGGCAATGGGCCGACAGCCGAGCCAACACCGTGTACGGGCTGGGCTTTGCCTCGGAGCAGCACCTCTCCCAG TTTGCAGAGAAGTTCCAGGAGGTGAAGGAAGCAGCTCGTCTGGCCAGGGAGAAGTCCCAGGATAAGACAGAGCTGACCAACCCTGCCCTGAGCATCACATCTCACCAG GTGCTCCCCAGCCCCATCATCAGCTCCAACGGGCCAGGGGAGGACAAACTGTTCCGGAGCCAAAGCGCTGACGTGGAGATCACGACGGAGAAGGAGCGGCTGAAGAAGATGCTCTCGGAagg CTCTGTGAGTGAGGTGCAGTGGGAGGCCGAGTTCTTCAGCCTCCAGGACAACAACAACAAGCTGGTGGCTGCTCTGCACGAGGCCAATGCCAACGTGGACCAGTGGAAGAAGCAGCTCACGGCGTACCAGGAGGAGACGGAGACGCTGCGGCAGCGG GTGGCGGAGCTGGAGTCGCAGGGGACTCACGACTCCTCCAGCGACAACAACAAGGAGGAGCTGAGCCAGaccctggaggagctggagctgctcatcAAGGCTAAGGATGAG GAGATCCAGATGCTGAAGAGCCAGAAGTGTGGCCgctgggaagcagagggggAGCGGGAGGAGACGCTGCAGAAGCTGCAG gagctggaggccCGGAACGCCGAGCTGGAGCAGCGGCTGCACTTGgccgagcagagcctggcagagaccctggcagagagggagaagaTGCAGAGCGAGGTGACCAAGGTGGCCGAGATCATGGACGTGAAGATCTTCGAGCTCAGCGAGCTCCGGCAGGGACTGGCCAAGCTGGTGGAGAGCAACTGA
- the HOMER3 gene encoding homer protein homolog 3 isoform X2, with protein sequence MGEQPIFSTRAHVFQIDPATKRNWIPASKHALTVSYFYDATRNVYRIISVGGTKAIINSTITPNMTFTKTSQKFGQWADSRANTVYGLGFASEQHLSQFAEKFQEVKEAARLAREKSQDKTELTNPALSITSHQVLPSPIISSNGPGEDKLFRSQSADVEITTEKERLKKMLSEGSVSEVQWEAEFFSLQDNNNKLVAALHEANANVDQWKKQLTAYQEETETLRQRVAELESQGTHDSSSDNNKEELSQTLEELELLIKAKDEEIQMLKSQKCGRWEAEGEREETLQKLQELEARNAELEQRLHLAEQSLAETLAEREKMQSEVTKVAEIMDVKIFELSELRQGLAKLVESN encoded by the exons ATGGG GGAGCAGCCAATCTTCAGCACCAGGGCCCACGTTTTCCAGATCGACCCGGCCACCAAACGGAACTGGATCCCGGCCAGCAAACACGCCCTGACCGTCTCCTACTTCTACGATGCCACGCGCAACGTCTACCGCATCATCAGCGTGGGGGGCACCAAG GCAATCATCAACAGCACCATCACCCCCAACATGACCTTCACCAAGACATCCCAGAAATTCGGGCAATGGGCCGACAGCCGAGCCAACACCGTGTACGGGCTGGGCTTTGCCTCGGAGCAGCACCTCTCCCAG TTTGCAGAGAAGTTCCAGGAGGTGAAGGAAGCAGCTCGTCTGGCCAGGGAGAAGTCCCAGGATAAGACAGAGCTGACCAACCCTGCCCTGAGCATCACATCTCACCAG GTGCTCCCCAGCCCCATCATCAGCTCCAACGGGCCAGGGGAGGACAAACTGTTCCGGAGCCAAAGCGCTGACGTGGAGATCACGACGGAGAAGGAGCGGCTGAAGAAGATGCTCTCGGAagg CTCTGTGAGTGAGGTGCAGTGGGAGGCCGAGTTCTTCAGCCTCCAGGACAACAACAACAAGCTGGTGGCTGCTCTGCACGAGGCCAATGCCAACGTGGACCAGTGGAAGAAGCAGCTCACGGCGTACCAGGAGGAGACGGAGACGCTGCGGCAGCGG GTGGCGGAGCTGGAGTCGCAGGGGACTCACGACTCCTCCAGCGACAACAACAAGGAGGAGCTGAGCCAGaccctggaggagctggagctgctcatcAAGGCTAAGGATGAG GAGATCCAGATGCTGAAGAGCCAGAAGTGTGGCCgctgggaagcagagggggAGCGGGAGGAGACGCTGCAGAAGCTGCAG gagctggaggccCGGAACGCCGAGCTGGAGCAGCGGCTGCACTTGgccgagcagagcctggcagagaccctggcagagagggagaagaTGCAGAGCGAGGTGACCAAGGTGGCCGAGATCATGGACGTGAAGATCTTCGAGCTCAGCGAGCTCCGGCAGGGACTGGCCAAGCTGGTGGAGAGCAACTGA
- the DDX49 gene encoding probable ATP-dependent RNA helicase DDX49, whose protein sequence is MAAFRELGISPWLAEQARQVGLTRPTPVQAACIPAVLQGRDCLGCAKTGSGKTAAFVLPVLQALSEDPYGIFCLVLTPTRELAQQIAEQFRVLGKPLGLKDCVVVGGLDMVAQALELARKPHVVVATPGRLADHLRSSSTFSLRKLRFLVLDEADRLLEQGCADFTADLELILEHVPARRQTLLFSATLTATLSELRGLAANEPFFWEAQSEVRTVEELDQRYLLVPEAVKDAYLVHLIQTFQDEHEDWSIIIFTKTCKDCQVLNMMLRKYNFPSVALHSMMKQRQRFAALAKFKSSIFKILIATDVAARGLDIPTVQVVINHNTPGLPKIYIHRVGRTARAGRKGVAITLVTQYDIHLVHAIEQEIKLQLKEFSVEEQHVLDILTQVNVTRRECEIELEGMDFDEKKEINKRKQMILEGKDPDLEAKRKAELAKIKKKNKECREKVQQTLERRKQLQLRRKLQKKMERRNKRKATEEQ, encoded by the exons ATGGCGGCGTTCCGGGAGCTCGGGATCTCGCCGTGGCTCGCGGAGCAGGCGCGGCAGGTCGGGCTCACCCGGCCCACGCCCGTGCAGGCCGCCTGTATCCCCGCCGTGCTGCAGG GCCGGGACTGCCTGGGCTGCGCCAAGACGGGCAGCGGGAAGACGGCGGCCTTTGTGCTGCCCGTGCTGCAGGCGCTCTCCGAGGACCCCTACGGCATCTTCTGCCTCGTGCTGACCCCCACCAG GGAACTCGCGCAGCAGATCGCGGAGCAGTTCCGAGTGCTGGGGAAGCCCCTGGGCCTCAAGGACTGTGTGGTCGTGGGCGGCCTCG ACATGGTGGCCCAGGCCCTGGAGTTGGCCAGGAAGCCCCACGTGGTGGTGGCCACGCCGGGCCGGTTGGCCGATCACCTGCGCAGCTCCAGCACCTTCAGCCTCAGGAAGCTCAGATTCCTG GTGCTGGACGAGGCTGacaggctgctggagcagggctgtgccgaCTTCACCGCCGACCTGGAGCTCATCCTGGAGCACGTCCCGGCGCGGCGCCAGACCCTGCTGTTCAGTGCCACCCTCACTGCCACCCTCAGCGAGCTCAGGGGCCTGGCTGCCAACGAGCCCTTCTTCTGGGAGGCCCAGTCTGA GGTGAGGACGGTGGAGGAGCTGGACCAGCGGTACCTGCTCGTGCCCGAGGCAGTGAAAGATGCCTACCTGGTGCACCTGATCCAGACCTTCCAGGACGAGCACGAGGACTGGTccatcatcatcttcaccaAAACCTGCAA gGACTGCCAGGTCTTGAACATGATGCTCAGGAAGTACAACTTCCCTTCTGTAGCCCTGCATTCCATGATGAAACAG AGGCAGAGATTTGCAGCTTTAGCCAAGTTCAAATCCAGCATCTTCAAGATTCTCATTGCCACTGACGTCGCTGCCAG AGGGCTGGACATTCCCACAGTGCAGGTTGTGATCAATCACAACACTCCAGGCCTGCCCAAAATCTACATCCACCGGGTGGGCCGGACGGCGCGCGCGG GCCGGAAGGGAGTTGCCATCACCCTGGTGACACAGTACGACATCCACCTGGTGCACGCCATCGAGCAGGAGATCA agctgcagctgaagGAGTTCTCTGTGGAGGAGCAGCACGTGCTGGACATCCTCACCCAAGTGAACGTCACCAGGAGGGAGTGTGAGATT gagctggaggggaTGGATTTtgatgagaagaaagaaataaataagagGAAACAGATGATCCTCGAGGGGAAG GATCCAGACCTGGAGGCCAAAAGGAAGGCAGAGCTGGCCAAGATCAAGAAGAAGAACAAGGAATGCCGGGAGAAGGTGCAGCAGaccctggagaggaggaagcagctgcagctgaggaGGAAGCTGCAGAAGAAGATGGAGCGGCGGAACAAGCGGAAGGCGACGGAGGAGCAGTGA